From a single Nocardioides panacis genomic region:
- a CDS encoding glycoside hydrolase family 130 protein: MSHPHADFPLGPFTPYEANPILRPQGDGWESSNVYNPAAVVKDGQVVLLYRAHADDIVSHVGLATSDDGIHFERHPEPVISPTESYEEFGCEDPRVTEIDGTYYLTYTAWDRKNAQLCLATSTDLFTWEKHGPMFPDYNTFLPQGNDLPGPWSKAGGILATPIDGRYLMYFGEGSIYYAWSDDLIHWTPGPQDEPIMVPTAPGTFGEFLVEVGPQPIITDNGLILLLHNAAVKNADGTVRYTCGQLLFDPRRPTEIMAQMNYPWLEPSTYEDQNGLVSNVTFVEGLVHFQDTWFAYYGQSDSTLGVATYKVGEKYGSL; this comes from the coding sequence ATGAGCCACCCGCACGCCGACTTCCCTCTCGGCCCGTTCACGCCGTACGAAGCGAACCCGATCCTCCGCCCGCAGGGTGACGGCTGGGAGTCCTCGAACGTCTACAACCCCGCCGCCGTGGTCAAGGACGGCCAGGTCGTGCTGCTCTACCGCGCGCACGCCGACGACATCGTCAGCCACGTCGGGCTGGCGACCAGCGACGACGGCATCCACTTCGAGCGGCACCCCGAGCCGGTGATCTCGCCGACCGAGTCCTACGAGGAGTTCGGCTGCGAGGACCCGCGGGTCACCGAGATCGACGGCACCTACTACCTGACCTACACCGCCTGGGACCGCAAGAACGCCCAGCTGTGCCTGGCCACGTCGACCGACCTCTTCACGTGGGAGAAGCACGGGCCGATGTTCCCGGACTACAACACGTTCCTCCCGCAGGGCAACGACCTCCCGGGGCCGTGGAGCAAGGCCGGCGGCATCCTCGCGACGCCGATCGACGGCCGCTACCTGATGTACTTCGGTGAGGGGTCGATCTACTACGCGTGGTCCGACGACCTGATCCACTGGACGCCGGGCCCGCAGGACGAGCCGATCATGGTGCCGACCGCCCCGGGCACCTTCGGGGAGTTCCTCGTCGAGGTCGGCCCGCAGCCGATCATCACCGACAACGGCCTGATCCTGCTGCTGCACAACGCCGCGGTGAAGAACGCGGACGGCACCGTGCGCTACACCTGCGGGCAGCTGCTCTTCGACCCGCGGCGGCCGACCGAGATCATGGCGCAGATGAACTACCCGTGGCTCGAGCCGTCGACGTACGAGGACCAGAACGGCCTCGTCTCCAACGTCACGTTCGTGGAGGGCCTGGTGCACTTCCAGGACACCTGGTTCGCCTACTACGGGCAGAGCGACTCCACGCTGGGCGTCGCGACCTACAAGGTCGGCGAGAAGTACGGCAGCCTCTGA
- a CDS encoding AGE family epimerase/isomerase: MSWLTTPAHARWLEAEGDRLLAFGRASRHPDGGFAWLDETGAPELDRPVELWITCRMTHVYALGHLMGRPDCGTLADHGVAALRERFHDRVHGGWYAKVGPDGPTTTDKTAYEHAFVVLAGASAAAAGRPGGAELLDDALGVLLEHFWDDEFGMVVEQWDESFTTLDGYRGVNANMHTVEALLAAADVLDDASLRERAQRIVTRVVHDLARGNQWRIPEHFDTTWTPDLEYNVDEPAHPFRPYGATIGHWLEWARLALHLRAGLGASAPEWLLEDARSLFDASVREGWAVDGADGFVYTVDWSGTPVVRERMHWVAAESTATAAALHAATGEAAYADWYTTWWQHVADCFLDTEHGSWRHELSPRNTPSSVTWAGKPDTYHAFQATLIPRLPLAPTLAAALRDGLLP, from the coding sequence ATGAGCTGGCTCACCACCCCCGCGCACGCACGCTGGCTCGAGGCCGAGGGTGACCGGCTGCTCGCCTTCGGGCGCGCCTCCCGGCACCCCGACGGCGGGTTCGCGTGGCTCGACGAGACCGGCGCCCCCGAGCTCGACCGGCCCGTCGAGCTCTGGATCACCTGCCGGATGACCCACGTCTACGCGCTGGGTCACCTGATGGGCCGGCCGGACTGCGGGACGCTCGCGGACCACGGCGTCGCGGCGCTGCGCGAGCGGTTCCACGACCGCGTGCACGGCGGGTGGTACGCCAAGGTCGGCCCGGACGGGCCGACCACGACCGACAAGACGGCCTACGAGCACGCGTTCGTCGTGCTCGCCGGGGCGAGCGCCGCTGCGGCGGGCCGCCCCGGCGGGGCCGAGCTGCTCGACGACGCGCTCGGCGTGCTGCTCGAGCACTTCTGGGACGACGAGTTCGGGATGGTCGTCGAGCAGTGGGACGAGTCGTTCACGACGTTGGACGGCTACCGCGGCGTGAACGCCAACATGCACACGGTCGAGGCGCTGCTCGCCGCCGCGGACGTCCTCGACGACGCCTCGCTGCGGGAGCGGGCGCAGCGGATCGTCACCCGGGTGGTCCACGACCTGGCCCGCGGCAACCAGTGGCGGATCCCGGAGCACTTCGACACGACCTGGACCCCCGACCTGGAGTACAACGTCGACGAGCCGGCCCACCCGTTCCGCCCCTACGGCGCGACGATCGGCCACTGGCTGGAGTGGGCCCGGCTGGCGCTGCACCTGCGGGCCGGCCTGGGCGCCTCCGCCCCGGAGTGGCTGCTCGAGGACGCCCGGTCGCTGTTCGACGCGTCCGTGCGCGAGGGCTGGGCCGTCGACGGCGCGGACGGGTTCGTCTACACCGTGGACTGGTCGGGCACGCCCGTCGTACGCGAGCGGATGCACTGGGTCGCCGCCGAGTCCACCGCGACCGCCGCCGCGCTGCACGCCGCGACGGGCGAGGCGGCGTACGCCGACTGGTACACCACCTGGTGGCAGCACGTGGCCGACTGCTTCCTCGACACCGAGCACGGGTCCTGGCGGCACGAGCTGTCGCCGCGGAACACGCCGAGCAGCGTCACCTGGGCCGGGAAGCCGGACACGTACCACGCGTTCCAGGCCACGCTGATCCCGCGCCTGCCGCTCGCGCCCACCCTCGCCGCCGCCCTGCGCGACGGCCTCCTGCCCTGA
- a CDS encoding mechanosensitive ion channel family protein, with protein sequence MTVTLSQLLVALGSALAAVLVVIVVVHVVVLAMSRRWASARDLARHARRPFRLLLVVLALSAVASSMRLDVVDQAWWDGIRLALRLAAIGTGAWLLSSVLLFLEDLGLKRYRTDVRDNRTARRMRTQMLILRRLTVSVVVVVALGAALLSFPGVRAVGASLLASAGLISVVAALAAQSTLANVFAGIQLAFSDAIRLDDVVIAEEEWGWIEEITLSYVVVRLWDDRRMVLPSTYFTSTPFQNWTRRNSELLGAVELDVDWGVDVGAMRAELERIVGDTELWDGRTQVLQVTDAVGGVVRVRALVTAVDAGTLFDLRCHVREQLVSWVQGHGTPGLPRTRVELVEAHRAGGAARPDEDSDHRGVFSGDPRAEERGALFRGPAEQDG encoded by the coding sequence ATGACCGTCACCCTGTCCCAGCTGCTCGTCGCGCTCGGCTCCGCCCTCGCCGCGGTCCTCGTCGTCATCGTCGTGGTCCACGTCGTGGTGCTCGCGATGTCCCGTCGCTGGGCATCCGCGCGCGACCTCGCCCGCCACGCGCGGAGGCCCTTCCGGCTGCTGCTGGTGGTCCTCGCGCTGAGCGCTGTCGCGAGCTCGATGCGGCTCGACGTCGTGGACCAGGCCTGGTGGGACGGCATCCGGCTGGCGCTCCGGCTGGCCGCGATCGGGACCGGTGCGTGGCTGCTCTCCTCCGTGCTGCTGTTCCTGGAGGACCTCGGGCTCAAGCGCTACCGCACGGACGTGCGCGACAACCGCACCGCGCGCCGGATGCGCACGCAGATGCTGATCCTGCGCCGGCTCACCGTCAGCGTGGTCGTGGTGGTCGCCCTCGGCGCCGCGCTGCTCAGCTTCCCCGGCGTCCGGGCGGTCGGCGCGAGCCTGCTCGCCTCCGCCGGGCTGATCAGCGTGGTCGCTGCCCTGGCCGCCCAGTCCACGCTGGCGAACGTCTTCGCCGGCATCCAGCTCGCGTTCAGCGACGCGATCCGGCTCGACGACGTCGTCATCGCCGAGGAGGAGTGGGGCTGGATCGAGGAGATCACCCTCAGCTACGTGGTGGTCCGGCTCTGGGACGACCGGCGGATGGTGCTGCCGTCGACGTACTTCACGAGCACGCCGTTCCAGAACTGGACCCGGCGCAACTCCGAGCTGCTCGGCGCGGTCGAGCTGGACGTCGACTGGGGCGTCGACGTCGGGGCGATGCGTGCCGAGCTCGAGCGGATCGTCGGTGACACCGAGCTGTGGGACGGTCGCACCCAGGTGCTGCAGGTGACCGACGCGGTCGGGGGAGTGGTGCGGGTCCGCGCGCTCGTCACGGCGGTGGACGCCGGCACCCTGTTCGACCTGCGCTGCCACGTCCGCGAGCAGCTGGTGTCCTGGGTCCAGGGCCACGGGACCCCCGGCCTGCCGCGCACCCGCGTCGAGCTGGTCGAGGCCCACCGGGCGGGCGGCGCCGCGCGGCCCGACGAGGACTCCGACCACCGGGGCGTGTTCTCCGGCGACCCGCGGGCCGAGGAGCGCGGTGCGCTGTTCCGCGGTCCCGCCGAGCAGGACGGCTGA
- a CDS encoding ATP-binding protein produces MSSNDALWAERMSRGLRECCSSAPDSRDFSGTLRDPSHARRFVREGVCPKHGLLARGALALAASELVTNAVLYGAPPITVDIGCHISKVWLSVRDLGEGLSSLVPRTPSEGLGLGLKIVDQVSEEWGSLTLEHGSVVWCLIGTGVMQGLPERSDL; encoded by the coding sequence ATGTCCTCGAACGACGCTCTGTGGGCCGAGCGGATGAGCCGGGGCCTGCGCGAGTGCTGCTCCAGCGCTCCCGACAGCCGAGACTTCTCCGGCACCCTCCGCGACCCGTCCCACGCTCGTCGGTTCGTGCGCGAGGGGGTCTGCCCCAAGCACGGCCTGCTCGCCCGCGGGGCGCTCGCCCTGGCCGCCAGCGAGCTCGTCACCAACGCGGTGCTGTACGGCGCTCCGCCGATCACCGTCGACATCGGCTGCCACATCAGCAAGGTCTGGCTGTCGGTGCGCGACCTCGGCGAGGGTCTCTCCAGCCTCGTGCCGCGCACGCCCAGCGAGGGGCTGGGGCTCGGTCTCAAGATCGTCGACCAGGTCAGCGAGGAGTGGGGGAGCCTCACCCTCGAGCACGGGAGCGTGGTCTGGTGCCTGATCGGCACCGGGGTGATGCAGGGGCTTCCGGAGCGGTCCGACCTCTGA
- a CDS encoding DUF1330 domain-containing protein translates to MSAYWISVYKEIVDEAKVAAYAELAGPALQDAGGTYIARGLPELTYESGEKTRTVVIAFDSVEAARTAHESPAYQEALAALDGGAVRDMRIVPGVE, encoded by the coding sequence ATGAGCGCCTACTGGATCAGCGTGTACAAGGAGATCGTCGACGAGGCGAAGGTCGCGGCGTACGCCGAGCTCGCCGGCCCGGCCCTCCAGGACGCCGGCGGCACCTACATCGCCCGGGGCCTGCCCGAGCTCACCTACGAGTCCGGCGAGAAGACCCGCACCGTCGTGATCGCGTTCGACTCGGTCGAGGCTGCCCGCACCGCGCACGAGAGCCCGGCCTACCAGGAGGCGCTCGCCGCCCTCGACGGCGGCGCGGTCCGGGACATGCGCATCGTCCCCGGAGTGGAGTGA
- a CDS encoding DUF1269 domain-containing protein translates to MTAFTVWKFEDPQGAAHASSLLEDAAHDGLVRIMDHAVVSWPVGAEHPTVKHTHDDTRRGLAWGVFWGLLFGMLFAVPVIGAAAGAAGGVLTKMRDGLGITDEQLDRIRDQVTEGTSALFLVTEQADLDRLGDRMRGVFTRLVDTNLTEAESSALRETFGGN, encoded by the coding sequence GTGACCGCTTTCACGGTGTGGAAGTTCGAGGACCCGCAGGGAGCGGCCCATGCGTCCTCGCTCCTCGAGGACGCGGCGCACGACGGCCTGGTCAGGATCATGGACCACGCGGTGGTCTCCTGGCCGGTCGGCGCCGAACACCCGACGGTCAAGCACACGCACGACGACACCCGGCGGGGCCTGGCGTGGGGCGTGTTCTGGGGACTGTTGTTCGGCATGCTGTTCGCCGTCCCGGTCATCGGTGCCGCAGCGGGAGCCGCGGGCGGCGTCCTCACCAAGATGAGGGACGGGCTCGGCATCACCGATGAGCAGCTGGACCGGATCCGCGATCAGGTCACCGAGGGGACCTCGGCCCTCTTCCTCGTCACCGAGCAGGCCGACCTCGACCGGCTCGGCGACCGCATGCGGGGCGTGTTCACCCGGCTCGTCGACACCAACCTCACCGAGGCCGAGAGCAGCGCGCTGAGGGAGACGTTCGGCGGGAACTGA
- a CDS encoding GYD domain-containing protein has product MPQFLFQVAYTSGSWAKQVRDQANVLERISPLLKACNGRVDSCFYAFGDYDLVLIADFPNAEEAASFSLAATAGGSLKAIKTTPLLTVDQGISAMHRAAEAGKNYVPPVDTPVNR; this is encoded by the coding sequence ATGCCCCAGTTCCTCTTCCAGGTCGCCTACACGAGCGGCTCGTGGGCCAAGCAGGTACGCGACCAGGCCAACGTCCTGGAGCGCATCTCGCCGCTGCTCAAGGCGTGCAACGGACGCGTGGACAGCTGCTTCTACGCCTTCGGCGACTACGACCTCGTCCTGATCGCGGACTTCCCGAACGCCGAGGAGGCCGCGTCGTTCTCGCTCGCCGCCACCGCCGGCGGGTCGCTCAAGGCGATCAAGACCACCCCGCTGCTCACCGTCGACCAGGGCATCTCCGCGATGCACCGGGCCGCCGAGGCCGGCAAGAACTACGTGCCGCCGGTGGACACCCCCGTCAACCGGTGA
- a CDS encoding M1 family aminopeptidase, with product MVDLSAYAGRTVEVSLSQASDETFQMYGAFVDDVTVSTGQGSTSFEADGDTLDGWTTPGPPPGSPGNTNDWIVGTAAQTPPSPGAVARASLRRQPEILAFLSHYFGRYPFKVAGGIVEKDDRLQFALETQTRPVYASAFFTNRTDGDSVVVHELTHQWYGDSLAVRRWRDIWLNEGFATYAEWLWARHVGTGSPAAIFALAYNAIPAGDPFWSLRIGNPGPDHLFDQPVYLRGAMTLHRLRQQVGDRDFFRILRRWAGARAGGNVSTPEFVRLAERVSGQHLHALFRTWLYTPRKPALPRSAAPRSGGGGQAYAPGRSSGKGARSSVCKPRCALAAR from the coding sequence GTGGTCGACCTCAGCGCCTACGCCGGACGCACGGTCGAGGTGTCGCTCAGCCAGGCCAGCGACGAGACCTTCCAGATGTACGGCGCCTTCGTCGACGACGTCACCGTCTCCACCGGCCAGGGCAGCACCTCGTTCGAGGCGGACGGCGACACCCTGGACGGGTGGACGACCCCTGGACCGCCGCCCGGGAGCCCGGGGAACACCAATGACTGGATCGTCGGGACCGCCGCGCAGACACCCCCGTCGCCGGGGGCGGTCGCCCGGGCGTCGCTCCGCCGGCAGCCGGAGATCCTCGCCTTCCTCTCGCACTACTTCGGCCGGTACCCCTTCAAGGTCGCCGGCGGCATCGTGGAGAAGGACGACCGGCTCCAGTTCGCGCTGGAGACGCAGACCCGGCCGGTCTACGCGAGCGCGTTCTTCACCAACCGGACCGACGGGGACAGCGTCGTGGTGCACGAGCTCACCCACCAGTGGTACGGCGACAGCCTCGCGGTGCGGCGCTGGCGCGACATCTGGCTCAACGAGGGCTTCGCGACGTACGCCGAGTGGCTGTGGGCCCGGCACGTGGGCACCGGGTCGCCTGCCGCGATCTTCGCCCTCGCCTACAACGCGATCCCCGCCGGCGACCCGTTCTGGAGCCTGCGGATCGGCAACCCGGGACCCGACCACCTCTTCGACCAGCCGGTCTACCTGCGGGGCGCGATGACCCTGCACCGGCTGCGGCAGCAGGTCGGCGACCGCGACTTCTTCCGGATCCTGCGGCGCTGGGCCGGCGCCCGGGCCGGCGGCAACGTGTCCACCCCGGAGTTCGTCCGGCTCGCGGAGCGGGTCTCGGGCCAGCACCTCCACGCGCTGTTCCGGACCTGGCTGTACACGCCTCGCAAGCCCGCCCTGCCCCGGTCGGCCGCGCCGCGGTCCGGTGGCGGGGGACAGGCCTACGCGCCGGGACGGTCCAGCGGGAAGGGCGCCAGGTCGAGCGTGTGCAAGCCGCGGTGCGCCTTGGCGGCGAGGTAG
- a CDS encoding GTP cyclohydrolase II produces the protein MLSPATVRTRLDVPLRLSDGFVATAQVFTFDGLVDGGEHLALRLGDGTGTPLVRLHSECLTGDVFGSQRCDCGPQLREAVERIGDRGGYLLYLRQEGRGIGLYAKLDAYALQDTGLDTYDANLALGYGADQRDYTVAAQMLNALGETQVDLLSNNPDKAVQLDRLGVTVATRVPTGVHRSPANERYLAAKAHRGLHTLDLAPFPLDRPGA, from the coding sequence GTGCTGTCCCCCGCGACGGTGCGCACCCGGCTGGACGTGCCGCTCCGGCTGTCCGACGGCTTCGTGGCGACCGCACAGGTGTTCACCTTCGACGGGCTCGTCGACGGCGGCGAGCACCTCGCGCTCCGGCTGGGCGACGGCACCGGCACCCCGCTGGTCCGGCTGCACAGCGAGTGCCTCACCGGGGACGTGTTCGGCAGCCAGCGGTGCGACTGCGGCCCGCAGCTGCGCGAGGCGGTCGAGCGGATCGGGGACCGCGGCGGCTACCTGCTCTACCTGCGCCAGGAGGGCCGCGGGATCGGTCTCTACGCCAAGCTCGACGCCTACGCCCTGCAGGACACCGGGCTCGACACGTACGACGCCAACCTCGCCCTCGGCTACGGCGCCGACCAGCGGGACTACACGGTCGCCGCCCAGATGCTGAACGCCCTGGGCGAGACGCAGGTGGACCTGCTCAGCAACAACCCGGACAAGGCGGTCCAGCTCGACCGGCTCGGCGTCACCGTGGCCACCCGGGTGCCCACGGGCGTGCACCGCTCCCCCGCGAACGAGCGCTACCTCGCCGCCAAGGCGCACCGCGGCTTGCACACGCTCGACCTGGCGCCCTTCCCGCTGGACCGTCCCGGCGCGTAG
- a CDS encoding RibD family protein, protein MADRPYTLLSCGMSLDAYLDGPGEDRVLFSNDADFDRVDAVRADCDAILVGAATVRNDDPRLLVRDPARRARRVARGQCPSPMKVTVTEHADLDTGARFFTAGDSDKLVYCPTRTVDDARARLGRVATVVDGGPRVDVRALSEDLYARGVRRLMVEGGGSVHTQFLTADLADELHLVVAPFFVGDPRGRRFVGDGPFPWNPDHRAELVDVDRIGDVVLLRYALSSRFRGA, encoded by the coding sequence GTGGCTGACCGCCCCTACACCCTGCTGAGCTGCGGGATGTCCCTCGACGCCTACCTCGACGGCCCGGGCGAGGACCGCGTGCTGTTCTCCAACGACGCCGACTTCGACCGGGTCGACGCGGTCCGCGCGGACTGCGACGCGATCCTGGTCGGCGCCGCGACCGTCCGCAACGACGACCCGCGGCTGCTGGTCCGCGACCCGGCCCGGCGGGCCCGGCGGGTGGCCCGCGGCCAGTGCCCCTCGCCGATGAAGGTGACCGTGACCGAGCACGCCGACCTGGACACCGGCGCCCGGTTCTTCACCGCCGGCGACAGCGACAAGCTCGTCTACTGCCCCACGAGGACCGTCGACGACGCGCGGGCCCGGCTGGGCCGCGTGGCCACCGTGGTCGACGGCGGTCCCCGGGTCGACGTACGCGCGCTGAGCGAGGACCTCTACGCGCGCGGCGTGCGGCGGCTGATGGTCGAGGGCGGCGGCTCGGTGCACACCCAGTTCCTGACCGCCGACCTCGCCGACGAGCTGCACCTGGTCGTCGCGCCGTTCTTCGTCGGCGACCCGCGCGGGCGGCGGTTCGTGGGCGACGGCCCCTTCCCGTGGAACCCGGACCACCGGGCCGAGCTCGTCGACGTGGACCGGATCGGGGACGTGGTGCTGCTGCGCTACGCGCTCTCGTCCCGGTTCCGGGGGGCCTGA
- a CDS encoding lysylphosphatidylglycerol synthase transmembrane domain-containing protein, giving the protein MTAGRWRWARLLAGAGVLVLLVARVGAGPFVDGLRALDAWAVGAASAVTVATTVCGAWRWRLVAAGLGLDLPLRTAVAASYRAQLLNTTLPGGVVGDVHRGVRHGREVRATGRALRAVAWERVAGQVTQGAVAVVVLLVLPSPVRSSMPRVLLVAVAAAAVGLLVVRVAVPVLRTDLHALATRGSPLGVALLSGLAVVGHLAVFWVAARTAGVPASPVRLLPLALLVLLAMAVPTNVAGWGPREGVAAWAFSAAGLGASAGVATAVTYGVLVLVASLPGVVVLVVDSLHRHVELEAARG; this is encoded by the coding sequence GTGACCGCCGGGCGCTGGCGGTGGGCGCGGCTGCTGGCCGGCGCCGGCGTGCTGGTGCTGCTGGTCGCCCGGGTCGGCGCCGGCCCGTTCGTCGACGGGCTGCGCGCCCTCGACGCCTGGGCGGTCGGCGCCGCGTCCGCGGTCACCGTCGCGACCACGGTCTGCGGTGCGTGGCGGTGGCGGCTGGTCGCCGCCGGCCTGGGCCTGGACCTGCCCCTGCGGACGGCGGTCGCGGCGTCGTACCGTGCCCAGCTGCTCAACACCACGCTGCCCGGCGGCGTCGTCGGCGACGTGCACCGGGGGGTGCGGCACGGCCGGGAGGTCCGGGCCACCGGTCGCGCGCTGCGGGCGGTCGCCTGGGAGCGGGTGGCGGGGCAGGTCACCCAGGGGGCCGTGGCGGTGGTGGTCCTGCTGGTGCTGCCGTCCCCGGTCCGCTCCTCGATGCCGCGCGTGCTGCTCGTCGCGGTCGCCGCGGCCGCGGTGGGTCTGCTCGTCGTCCGCGTCGCGGTGCCGGTGCTCCGCACGGACCTGCACGCCCTCGCCACCCGCGGGTCACCGCTCGGGGTGGCGCTGCTGTCCGGCCTCGCGGTCGTCGGCCACCTGGCGGTCTTTTGGGTCGCGGCCCGCACCGCCGGGGTACCCGCGTCACCGGTCCGGCTGCTGCCGCTCGCGCTGCTCGTGCTGCTGGCGATGGCGGTGCCGACCAACGTCGCCGGCTGGGGCCCGCGCGAGGGGGTCGCCGCCTGGGCATTCTCCGCGGCCGGGCTCGGCGCCTCCGCCGGCGTCGCCACCGCGGTCACGTACGGCGTCCTGGTGCTGGTCGCCAGCCTGCCCGGCGTGGTCGTGCTGGTCGTGGACTCGCTGCACCGACACGTCGAACTGGAGGCCGCCCGTGGCTGA
- a CDS encoding glycosyltransferase family 4 protein, which yields MTGRPPRTGTVHAVVPEGLDDPARPSGGNAYDRRVLDGLRSAGWRVHEHAVPGCWPRPDAAALAALASVVAGVPDDVLLLVDGLVAAAAAAVLVPQSARVRLVVLVHMPLGAAEHAVLAAAGAVLTTSRWTRCLLLERHGLRPERVHVAEPGVDPAGLARGTPTGGRLLCVAAVSRHKGHDLLVSALAGVSGLPWRCSVVGSLTRDPAYVARVRRQVAGAGLADRVCFHDALRGDALAAAYASADLLVLPTRLESYGMVVTEALARGLPVVATTVGGVPEALGTLPDGRRPGLLVPPHDADALGTALERWLTDAALRAGLREAARARREALAGWPATTERVARVLCGVAA from the coding sequence GTGACCGGCCGGCCGCCGCGCACGGGCACCGTGCACGCCGTCGTGCCCGAGGGGCTGGACGACCCGGCCCGGCCGAGTGGCGGCAACGCCTACGACCGGCGGGTGCTCGACGGCCTGCGGTCGGCGGGCTGGAGGGTGCACGAGCACGCCGTGCCGGGGTGCTGGCCGCGACCGGACGCCGCGGCGCTCGCCGCGCTGGCCTCCGTCGTGGCGGGGGTGCCGGACGACGTGCTGCTGCTGGTGGACGGCCTGGTCGCCGCGGCCGCGGCCGCCGTGCTGGTGCCGCAGTCCGCCCGGGTGCGGCTGGTCGTCCTGGTGCACATGCCGCTCGGCGCGGCCGAGCACGCGGTGCTGGCCGCCGCCGGGGCGGTGCTGACCACGAGCCGGTGGACCCGCTGCCTGCTGCTCGAGCGGCACGGCCTGCGTCCCGAGCGGGTGCACGTCGCCGAGCCCGGGGTCGACCCCGCCGGCCTGGCGCGGGGCACGCCGACCGGCGGCCGGCTGCTCTGCGTCGCGGCGGTGTCCCGGCACAAGGGCCACGACCTGCTGGTCTCGGCGCTCGCCGGCGTCTCCGGCCTGCCCTGGCGGTGCAGCGTCGTCGGCTCGCTGACCCGCGACCCGGCGTACGTCGCCCGGGTCCGGCGCCAGGTGGCGGGCGCCGGCCTGGCGGACCGGGTCTGCTTCCACGACGCCCTGCGCGGTGACGCCCTCGCCGCGGCGTACGCGTCGGCGGACCTGCTGGTGCTGCCGACCCGGCTGGAGAGCTACGGGATGGTCGTCACCGAGGCGCTCGCCCGCGGGCTGCCGGTGGTCGCGACCACCGTCGGCGGCGTCCCCGAGGCGCTGGGCACGCTGCCGGACGGCCGGCGCCCCGGGCTGCTGGTGCCGCCGCACGACGCCGACGCGCTGGGCACGGCGCTGGAGCGGTGGCTGACCGACGCGGCGCTGCGCGCCGGGCTGCGGGAGGCCGCCCGGGCCCGGCGCGAGGCTCTCGCGGGCTGGCCGGCGACCACCGAGCGGGTCGCCCGCGTGCTGTGCGGGGTGGCCGCGTGA
- a CDS encoding 6-pyruvoyl trahydropterin synthase family protein, producing MTVRDHMMVAHSLRGEVFGPAQQLHGATFVVDVTFRRARLDADGIVVDIGRAAEELHAVVGALSYGNLDEDPSLAGLNTTTEVLAQVVADRLADRVRQGALGLDADELAAIAVTLHESPVAWASYERAP from the coding sequence GTGACGGTCCGCGACCACATGATGGTCGCCCACAGCCTGCGCGGCGAGGTGTTCGGCCCGGCGCAGCAGCTGCACGGGGCCACGTTCGTGGTGGACGTGACGTTCCGCCGCGCGCGGCTGGACGCCGACGGGATAGTCGTCGACATCGGGCGGGCGGCCGAGGAGCTGCACGCCGTCGTCGGCGCGCTGTCCTACGGCAACCTCGACGAGGACCCGTCGCTGGCCGGGCTGAACACCACCACCGAGGTGCTCGCGCAGGTCGTCGCGGACCGGCTGGCCGACCGGGTCCGGCAGGGCGCCCTCGGCCTCGACGCCGACGAGCTCGCCGCGATCGCGGTGACGCTGCACGAGTCGCCCGTCGCGTGGGCCAGCTACGAGCGGGCACCGTGA